The segment ATAAGAGATGTTTTAATTTTTCTAATATCATTGAGTAATCTAGAAATAGAGGATGAAGATTACCATGCTCTTTTAAAAGAATATGATAAAGTTTCAAACAATCGATTCATATATAAAAAAATTTTAAATATAGTTTCTAGAGTTAAATTTTTGACAAAATTTTATAAAACAGGATTTTCAAAATATTTGGGCAAAGATATTCATGATTTTATAAAATTGATATATATATTGAACTATAACTAAAAATAAAAAAACACTTTATTAAAAATAAAGTGTTTTAATTTTACAAATAATGTGTTAAAAAAATAGTATTTATAATAAAAAATTACAAAAAAATTGACTTTTTGTAAAAGTAAAAATATAATCACTTTTATGAGAAGTTAAAATAAAATTACAGTACAACGGAGGAGATTTAGAAATGGAAAAAGTACAAACGAGCAACAAAATGAAATTGATACCATTAATTTTAATGATTTTTACTTCAGTTTTTGGTTTCAATAACATTCCAAGATCATTTTATCTTATGGGATATTCTGCAATACCTTGGTATATCTTTTCAGGATTATTGTTTTTTATTCCTTATGCATTTATGATGGCAGAATATGGTTCAGCTTTCAAAAAAGAAACAGGAGGAATTTATTCTTGGATGGAAAAATCTGTAGGACCAAAATATGCTTTTATTACAACATTCATGTGGTATTCATCTTATGTTATATGGCTTGTTAATATATCTTCTGGAATTTGGGTTGTTGTTTCAACAGCAATTTTTGGAAAAGATTTAACTACACAGTTAAATTTATTTGGCTTAAATTCAACTCAAAGTATGGGACTTTTAGGAGTAGGCTTAATAACTGTATTTACATATGTAGCCTCAAAAGGTTTAAATAAAATAACTAAGATTGCTTCAGTTGGTGGAATTGCCGTTACTCTTTTAAATTTAGTTCTACTTTTAGGATCACTTATTGTTTTTATAAATAATGGATTTAAATTAGCTCAACCTATTGAGTCTATAAGTGGAGCATTCTTTACTTCACCAAATCCAAACTACTTAAGCGGTCTATCAATTGCATCATTTTTAGTTTTTGCTATCTTTGCATATGGAGGAATAGAAGTAGTTGGAGGTTTAGTTGATAAAACAGAAAATCCAGAAAAAAACTTTCCAAAAGGTATTACTATAGCAGCTTTTGTTATAGCTATTGGATATGCAGTAGGAATATTTTTAGTAGGAATATTTACTAATTGGGAATTTTTAATAAATAAAGGAAATGTTCATATAGGAAATTTCTCGTATGTTTGTATGGAAAATTTAGGTTATCAAATAGCAATATCTTTTAATATAAACGAAGCAACAGCAATAACTATAGGACAATTAATGTCAAGATACATGGGAATATCTATTGTACTGTGTTTAACAGGTGCTTTTTTTACTCTTATTTATTCTCCATTAAAACAACTTATTGAAGGAGCTCCAAAAGAGATGTGGCCTGAAAAAATATCTGAAATTAAAGATGGTATGCCTCAAAATGCTATGTGGTGTCAATGGGCGATTGTTGTTTTATTTATTTTAGGAATTACATTTGGTGGGCAAGGAGCTGAAGCATTTTTCATGAAATTAACTCTTATGACAAATGTTGCTATGACAATTCCATATTTACTTATAGCTATTGCTTTTCCAATCTTTAAGAAAAATGAAGCCATTGAAAAACCTTTTGTTATATTCAAAACTGATTTTTCTATTAAAATAGCAACATTTTTTACAGTTATATTAGTAGGATTTGCTAATATTTCAACTATTATAGAGCCAGCTTTAAAAGGTAAAATAGATGATACAATTTGGATGACTATTGGACCTATATTCTTTGCACTATTAGCATTAACTATTTATAGAAGATACGAAGTAAAACATCTTAATAAAAAAGAGCAACTTGCTTAATAAAAAATTATGGGGGTAATAAAGTATGTTTGGAAAAAATGGTTGGACAAAAGAAAGAGTGAATGAAGCAAATGTTATTTTTGATTTTTCAGAGAATTATAAAAAATTTTTAGATGATGGAAAAACTGAGAGAGAAGTAGTTGAAATTAGTAAAAAAATGGCTGAAGCAAGTGGATTTATTAATATAGATTTAAAAGAAAAATTAGAAGTTGGAGATAAAGTTTACTTTATTAATAGAAATAAAAATATCGTATTAAGTATTATAGGTGAAGATGATATTTTAAAAGGAATTAATTATATAGTTTCTCATATAGACTCTCCAAGAATAGATTTAAAAGCTAACCCTTTATATGAAGATTTAGAATTAGCTTATATGAAAACACATTATTATGGTGGAATAAAAAAATATCAGTGGGCTACAATTCCTCTTTCTTTACATGGAGTAGTTGTACTAGAAAATGGTGAAAAAATTAATATAGTAATTGGTGAAGATGAAAAAGATCCAATTTTTATGATTCCAGACTTATTACCACATCTTTGGGGAAAATCTCAAGCTGATAGAAAAGCACCAGAAGTATTCCAAGGAGAGGAGTTACAAATTATAGTTGGGTCAATGCCTTTATATTTAGAAGAGTGTGATTCAAAAGATCTTATAAAGCAACATATTTTAAATATTCTTAATAATAAATATGGTTTTTCTGAAGAAGACTTTATATCTGCAGAACTAGAATTAGTTCCTTCAGGAAAAGCTAGAGATTTAGGATTAGATAAATCTTTAATCGCAGGTTATGGACAAGATGACAGAATTTGTGCTTATACATCACTAAAAGCAATTTTAGATTTTGATAAAATTCCTAAAAAGACTCTTGTATGTTTTTTAGCGGATAAAGAGGAAACAGGATCTAATGGATCAACTGGTCTTCAATCTACTTATTTAGAATATTTTACAACTGAGTTAATCTGCAAAATAAAGGGAATGGTTAATGGTAATGATTTACAAAAAACGTTGTGGAACTCTAAGGCTTTATCCTCAGACGTTAATGCTGCTATGGATCCTATATTTAAAGGAGTTCATGATCCTATGAATGCTGCAAAATTAAACAATGGAATAGTTATAACAAAATATACTGGCTCTAGAGGAAAGAGTGGAACAAATGATGCAGATGCTGAATTTGTTGCAGAAATAAGAAATATGCTAAATAAAAATAATATAGTTTGGCAAATTGGAATGTTAGGAAAAGTAGATGAGGGTGGAGGAGGAACTGTAGCAATGTTTCTAGCTCAAAAAGGAATTAAGACAATTGATGTAGGACCAGCATTACTTTCAATGCATGCTCCAATGGAAATATCTTCAAAACTTGACGTATATGAGACATATAGAGCCTATTTAGCTTTTTATGAATTATAAAAAAGCAAACTAAAAACATAACTTATAAAAATCAAGTGAGGAAAAATTGAAAAGAAAAAAATTAAAAATATTAACAGAATATATTTATATTTATATAGGAACACTCATAGCTTCGGTAGCTATTAATGGATTTTTAATTCCTTCTAATTTAGCTCCTGGTGGAGCGA is part of the Cetobacterium somerae ATCC BAA-474 genome and harbors:
- the yjeM gene encoding glutamate/gamma-aminobutyrate family transporter YjeM → MEKVQTSNKMKLIPLILMIFTSVFGFNNIPRSFYLMGYSAIPWYIFSGLLFFIPYAFMMAEYGSAFKKETGGIYSWMEKSVGPKYAFITTFMWYSSYVIWLVNISSGIWVVVSTAIFGKDLTTQLNLFGLNSTQSMGLLGVGLITVFTYVASKGLNKITKIASVGGIAVTLLNLVLLLGSLIVFINNGFKLAQPIESISGAFFTSPNPNYLSGLSIASFLVFAIFAYGGIEVVGGLVDKTENPEKNFPKGITIAAFVIAIGYAVGIFLVGIFTNWEFLINKGNVHIGNFSYVCMENLGYQIAISFNINEATAITIGQLMSRYMGISIVLCLTGAFFTLIYSPLKQLIEGAPKEMWPEKISEIKDGMPQNAMWCQWAIVVLFILGITFGGQGAEAFFMKLTLMTNVAMTIPYLLIAIAFPIFKKNEAIEKPFVIFKTDFSIKIATFFTVILVGFANISTIIEPALKGKIDDTIWMTIGPIFFALLALTIYRRYEVKHLNKKEQLA
- a CDS encoding aminopeptidase yields the protein MFGKNGWTKERVNEANVIFDFSENYKKFLDDGKTEREVVEISKKMAEASGFINIDLKEKLEVGDKVYFINRNKNIVLSIIGEDDILKGINYIVSHIDSPRIDLKANPLYEDLELAYMKTHYYGGIKKYQWATIPLSLHGVVVLENGEKINIVIGEDEKDPIFMIPDLLPHLWGKSQADRKAPEVFQGEELQIIVGSMPLYLEECDSKDLIKQHILNILNNKYGFSEEDFISAELELVPSGKARDLGLDKSLIAGYGQDDRICAYTSLKAILDFDKIPKKTLVCFLADKEETGSNGSTGLQSTYLEYFTTELICKIKGMVNGNDLQKTLWNSKALSSDVNAAMDPIFKGVHDPMNAAKLNNGIVITKYTGSRGKSGTNDADAEFVAEIRNMLNKNNIVWQIGMLGKVDEGGGGTVAMFLAQKGIKTIDVGPALLSMHAPMEISSKLDVYETYRAYLAFYEL